In the genome of Aulosira sp. FACHB-615, one region contains:
- a CDS encoding phosphotransferase enzyme family protein — protein MATVISQQSVEKLVGIAEQFVLQGKVKSVTAFGSGNINDTFLVTLDGATPEHFVLQRINTQVFRQPQLIMQNMRIFSDHVYQRLQSTPLNRRWEVPRVLSTQDAQDYYINAEGDFWRAISFIQDSQSFDTMPNIEYAQEIGYGLGMFHNLISDLPPEKLADTLAGFHITPLYLGHYQEVLAKTSPKSSPEVNYCLQFVSDRTSFAHILENAKAQGLLPLRLMHGDPKINNVLFDTVTQKAVSVIDLDTVKPGLIHYDIGDCLRSGCNPAGEETEDWDSVYFNTDLCAGILQGYLAVAKAFLTENDYAYMYDGIRLIAFELGLRFFTDYLAGNVYFKVKHPEHNLARAIVQFKLTESIESQETQIRQIIQDVNNPTHKGMGLVIQVPISGQTTIG, from the coding sequence ATGGCAACAGTTATCAGTCAGCAAAGCGTTGAGAAGTTAGTTGGCATTGCCGAGCAGTTTGTACTTCAAGGTAAGGTTAAGAGTGTCACAGCATTTGGCAGTGGGAATATTAATGACACTTTTTTAGTGACTCTCGATGGCGCAACCCCAGAACATTTTGTTTTACAACGCATCAACACTCAAGTATTTCGCCAGCCGCAACTGATTATGCAGAATATGCGGATTTTTAGCGATCATGTTTATCAGCGTTTGCAATCCACACCCCTCAACCGTCGCTGGGAAGTACCACGGGTGTTGTCAACTCAGGATGCTCAAGATTATTACATTAATGCTGAGGGTGATTTTTGGCGAGCAATTAGCTTTATTCAAGACTCACAGTCTTTTGATACGATGCCTAATATCGAATATGCCCAGGAAATTGGCTATGGCTTGGGGATGTTTCATAATTTGATTAGTGATTTACCACCAGAAAAGTTAGCCGATACACTTGCAGGTTTCCACATTACACCGCTTTACCTTGGTCATTATCAAGAAGTTTTAGCCAAAACTAGTCCCAAATCATCACCAGAGGTTAATTACTGTTTGCAGTTTGTGAGCGATCGCACCAGTTTTGCCCATATCCTAGAAAATGCTAAAGCTCAAGGTCTACTACCATTACGCTTGATGCACGGCGATCCTAAAATTAATAACGTCTTATTTGATACTGTTACTCAAAAAGCTGTCAGTGTAATTGACTTGGATACTGTCAAGCCAGGACTCATACATTACGATATTGGTGACTGTTTGCGCTCTGGTTGCAATCCGGCTGGCGAAGAAACCGAAGATTGGGATAGTGTGTATTTTAATACTGATTTATGTGCGGGAATTTTACAAGGTTATCTGGCGGTAGCTAAGGCGTTTTTGACAGAAAATGATTACGCCTATATGTATGATGGCATTCGGTTGATTGCCTTTGAATTAGGATTGCGGTTTTTTACCGATTACTTAGCTGGAAATGTTTATTTTAAAGTCAAACATCCAGAACATAATTTAGCAAGGGCGATCGTGCAGTTTAAGCTAACCGAAAGTATAGAATCCCAAGAAACCCAAATTCGCCAGATTATTCAGGATGTCAACAACCCCACCCACAAGGGGATGGGGCTTGTGATTCAAGTTCCCATTTCTGGGCAGACCACAATAGGCTGA
- a CDS encoding RNA-guided endonuclease TnpB family protein — MQRTIRIQLQPDIETDSVLSQTIEQYTWSFNAVCQHGWENDLANGVELHKATYYDHRAITGLPSQFVCAARVKATEALKSAKSLKKKGKTVSCPTSKRCPIQYDARSYTVWFDRKELTILSINRRVKLPFEIAEYYRQYLNWKNTSADLLQDRKGRWWLHVVMEIKTPETITTDEVVGVDLGIASPAVDSRGSKYGSDHWKGVEDRTFELRRKLQSKGTKSAKRHLKKLSGRQRRFRKDCDHLLSKRLARSVQSGATLVFEDLTNIRGRAKMRKAQRRRLHGWSFHQFQAFVTYKAEARGVNVGFVDPRYTSQKCSQCGHIERGNRPSQAEFRCKKCGYECHGDYNAAVNIREDFLKLRAAVNQPIVVCPEMGT; from the coding sequence ATGCAAAGAACGATTCGCATCCAACTTCAACCCGACATCGAAACTGATTCGGTGCTGTCTCAAACGATTGAGCAATACACCTGGTCGTTCAATGCGGTGTGTCAGCATGGATGGGAAAACGACTTGGCAAATGGCGTAGAACTGCACAAAGCAACCTACTACGACCATCGCGCCATTACTGGCTTGCCTTCTCAGTTTGTCTGTGCCGCTAGGGTCAAAGCAACCGAGGCTTTGAAATCGGCTAAGAGCCTGAAGAAGAAGGGCAAAACAGTTAGCTGTCCAACCTCGAAACGTTGCCCCATTCAGTACGATGCCAGGTCTTACACAGTCTGGTTCGACCGCAAAGAGTTGACGATACTCAGCATCAACAGACGGGTAAAACTGCCCTTTGAAATAGCTGAATACTATCGGCAATACCTGAACTGGAAAAACACCAGTGCAGACTTGTTGCAAGACCGCAAAGGGCGATGGTGGCTGCACGTTGTCATGGAGATTAAAACCCCTGAAACCATTACAACAGATGAGGTTGTCGGTGTGGATTTGGGTATCGCTTCTCCTGCGGTTGATAGCAGAGGGAGTAAGTACGGCTCCGACCATTGGAAAGGAGTAGAAGATAGAACGTTTGAGTTGCGCCGTAAACTGCAATCTAAAGGCACGAAATCTGCCAAGCGACATCTGAAAAAGTTGTCGGGCAGACAGAGACGTTTCAGAAAAGACTGTGACCATTTGCTGAGTAAGCGTTTGGCTCGGTCTGTTCAGTCTGGTGCAACATTGGTTTTTGAAGACCTCACAAACATTCGCGGTAGAGCCAAGATGAGGAAGGCTCAACGCCGCAGACTGCATGGATGGAGCTTTCACCAATTCCAGGCATTTGTCACCTACAAAGCCGAAGCTAGAGGCGTGAATGTGGGTTTTGTTGACCCGCGCTACACCTCTCAGAAATGCAGCCAGTGTGGACACATTGAGCGAGGGAATCGCCCGTCTCAGGCTGAATTTCGGTGTAAGAAGTGTGGGTACGAGTGCCATGGGGATTACAATGCTGCGGTGAATATTCGTGAGGATTTTCTCAAACTCAGGGCTGCGGTCAATCAGCCTATTGTGGTCTGCCCAGAAATGGGAACTTGA
- a CDS encoding carotenoid oxygenase family protein, with protein sequence MTTTAVNPYLDGNFAPISAEITAENLQVIGELPPELSGMFVRNGPNPQYSPIGQYHWFDGDGMLHGVRISGGKAVYRNRYVQTQKWETEHEAGKAVLTGLLEPPQTDAPPISRNTANTALVWHGGQLLAVWEAGAPHTIQVPELKTIGEHTYNGKLVSPFTAHPKVDPITGEMVFFGYSFTPPYLQYGIVSATGELLFTVPIEIPEPVMMHDFAITEDYTIFMDLPLTFNPARIQQGKPMIMFECDRPSRFGILPRHGDNSKIQWFESPACYVFHTLNAYQQGDEVVLIACRMSSTSVLGVNGVDDPDGNIPRLHQWRFNLKTGAVSESRLDDTAGEFPRVNENFLGRQTRYGYVNKSAPTPVPLFDGVIKYDFDHGTSQIREFGQGRYGGESIFAPRPHATAEDDGWLMTFVHDETANTSELLVMNAQDITGEPVARVLIPQRVPYGFHAAWVTEKQLQGF encoded by the coding sequence ATGACCACAACAGCAGTAAATCCTTATCTTGATGGCAATTTTGCGCCAATTTCCGCAGAAATTACGGCAGAAAACCTGCAAGTAATTGGGGAACTCCCACCAGAACTATCAGGGATGTTTGTGCGGAATGGCCCTAACCCGCAATATTCACCTATTGGTCAGTATCATTGGTTTGATGGTGACGGGATGCTGCACGGTGTCAGAATTAGTGGCGGTAAGGCGGTTTATCGCAACCGTTATGTGCAGACGCAAAAATGGGAAACAGAACATGAAGCGGGTAAAGCAGTCTTGACTGGGTTGTTAGAACCACCACAAACAGATGCGCCACCAATATCGAGAAATACCGCCAATACCGCCTTAGTTTGGCATGGTGGTCAGTTATTAGCAGTGTGGGAAGCTGGTGCGCCTCATACAATTCAAGTACCTGAGTTAAAGACAATTGGCGAACACACCTATAATGGCAAACTTGTTTCTCCGTTTACGGCACACCCAAAGGTAGATCCAATTACGGGTGAAATGGTGTTTTTTGGCTATTCATTTACGCCGCCATATTTGCAGTACGGCATAGTTTCCGCTACCGGGGAGTTGTTATTCACTGTACCGATTGAAATTCCTGAACCTGTGATGATGCACGACTTTGCCATTACAGAAGACTATACAATTTTCATGGATTTACCCTTGACCTTCAACCCAGCAAGGATACAGCAGGGAAAACCAATGATCATGTTTGAGTGCGATCGCCCCAGTCGTTTTGGCATTCTCCCACGTCACGGTGATAACAGCAAGATTCAATGGTTTGAAAGTCCTGCTTGCTACGTGTTTCATACCCTCAACGCCTATCAACAAGGTGATGAAGTCGTATTAATAGCCTGTCGGATGAGTTCTACTTCTGTGTTGGGTGTTAATGGCGTTGATGATCCTGATGGGAATATTCCCCGACTCCATCAATGGCGGTTTAACCTCAAGACTGGGGCTGTGTCTGAATCCAGATTAGATGACACAGCTGGGGAATTTCCCCGCGTCAACGAAAACTTCTTAGGACGACAAACTCGCTATGGCTACGTGAATAAAAGCGCACCTACGCCTGTACCTTTGTTCGACGGGGTAATTAAATACGATTTTGATCATGGTACATCCCAAATTCGTGAATTTGGGCAAGGGCGTTATGGTGGTGAGTCTATATTTGCACCACGTCCTCACGCCACAGCTGAAGATGATGGCTGGTTAATGACTTTTGTTCACGATGAAACAGCCAATACTTCTGAATTATTGGTGATGAATGCTCAAGATATTACTGGTGAACCTGTAGCGCGAGTGTTAATTCCCCAACGTGTACCTTATGGGTTTCATGCTGCTTGGGTGACTGAGAAACAGTTGCAAGGGTTTTAG
- a CDS encoding precorrin-8X methylmutase: MNNCSLTIKELTEAVGGGITPRMVRHYHQLGLLPQPVRSPSNYRLYTEQDVIRLQRIVALKQQGFQLNHIRHILEMEPETETLTAQLQKQYQAIMQQIAQLRQTASALEGLLGRDRHCQIMQAEVLAQLKLLEVETHIGLGGLEKLWNGLDAQVHTHSEAFAESLQHLLPDLSDRSEIEQHLISQLVLACGDVSLASFVRVSAGAIAASRHALSASCEIFVDIPTVAAALDQTRLAHLGCRVTTLINNTHITTATEAEQEFWQHQEWQEKLLQVSQGSILVIGYAPSVLLAACTAIKAQKIQPALIIGMPIGFSHAPAAKRQIMQQAIPTITTEGTLGGGLLAATALNALVESLIEKPNCHCYLSGNGE, translated from the coding sequence ATGAATAATTGTTCTTTAACAATCAAAGAACTAACGGAAGCGGTTGGCGGTGGCATTACGCCGCGTATGGTACGACATTACCATCAATTAGGTTTGTTGCCGCAACCAGTCAGATCGCCGAGTAATTATCGTCTTTACACAGAACAAGATGTCATCAGGCTGCAAAGAATTGTGGCGCTGAAGCAACAAGGGTTCCAACTCAACCACATCCGCCACATTTTAGAGATGGAACCAGAAACCGAAACTTTGACAGCGCAATTACAAAAACAGTATCAGGCAATTATGCAGCAAATTGCCCAATTGCGACAAACCGCCTCAGCCTTAGAAGGATTATTAGGACGCGATCGCCATTGTCAAATTATGCAGGCGGAAGTCTTAGCCCAGCTAAAATTGTTAGAAGTCGAAACCCACATAGGATTAGGCGGGTTAGAAAAACTGTGGAATGGTTTAGATGCCCAAGTACACACCCACTCAGAAGCATTTGCCGAATCTCTACAACATTTATTACCTGATTTATCTGACCGTTCGGAAATTGAACAACATCTGATTTCGCAATTGGTTTTAGCCTGTGGTGATGTGAGTTTAGCATCTTTTGTGAGAGTCAGTGCCGGAGCGATCGCGGCTAGTCGTCACGCCTTATCAGCCAGTTGCGAGATTTTTGTGGATATTCCTACCGTTGCCGCCGCTTTAGATCAAACAAGATTAGCTCATTTAGGCTGTCGTGTCACAACTTTAATTAATAACACCCACATCACCACCGCCACAGAAGCCGAACAGGAATTTTGGCAACATCAAGAATGGCAAGAAAAATTATTACAAGTCTCCCAGGGTAGCATTTTAGTCATTGGTTATGCACCCTCTGTATTGTTAGCCGCCTGCACCGCCATTAAAGCACAAAAAATTCAACCCGCCCTCATCATCGGAATGCCCATCGGCTTTAGCCATGCACCCGCCGCCAAACGCCAAATTATGCAACAAGCAATTCCTACCATCACCACAGAAGGCACTTTGGGCGGTGGTTTACTAGCAGCCAC
- a CDS encoding ferredoxin-thioredoxin reductase variable chain — protein sequence MAVEMLVEPQKLGVNSLMKVGDRVRVVKSVVVYHHPEHRSQAFDLEGSEGDVVDIVTQWQGRPVSANLPILVQFNKKFKAHLRENELEII from the coding sequence ATGGCTGTGGAGATGCTTGTGGAACCGCAAAAGCTAGGTGTAAATTCTCTTATGAAAGTTGGCGATCGCGTCCGTGTTGTAAAATCAGTGGTAGTTTACCATCACCCTGAACATCGCTCTCAAGCTTTTGACCTTGAAGGCTCAGAAGGCGATGTTGTAGATATTGTGACTCAATGGCAAGGTAGACCTGTTAGTGCTAACTTGCCAATATTAGTTCAGTTTAATAAAAAGTTTAAAGCCCACTTGCGCGAAAATGAGTTAGAAATCATCTAA
- a CDS encoding DOMON-like domain-containing protein: protein MNAQKFTLQPFKSDNLLPDVQIIGNIARNDHQLMISYSLIGNLTDIMIAPPSDTPTRKDGLWEDTCFEFFVGIKDSECYWEFNLSPAKHWNVYRFTGYRQGMEVETAWTTLPFNIDRQAEIFTLNLDVDLVKIVASNQDIDVAITTVVKQKNHQVSYWALAHKGAEADFHLRDSFLIRL, encoded by the coding sequence ATGAACGCGCAAAAATTTACTTTGCAACCTTTTAAATCTGACAATTTGCTACCAGATGTCCAAATCATCGGTAATATAGCCCGTAACGATCATCAACTCATGATTAGCTACAGCTTAATCGGGAATTTAACAGATATCATGATTGCGCCACCGTCAGATACTCCCACCCGCAAAGATGGACTCTGGGAAGATACCTGTTTTGAGTTTTTTGTAGGAATCAAAGACTCAGAATGCTATTGGGAATTTAACCTTTCCCCAGCTAAACACTGGAATGTGTATCGTTTTACAGGTTATCGCCAAGGAATGGAGGTGGAAACGGCTTGGACAACTCTACCATTCAATATTGACCGTCAAGCTGAGATTTTTACCCTGAATTTAGATGTAGACTTGGTTAAGATTGTGGCATCCAACCAAGACATTGACGTAGCAATCACGACTGTGGTTAAACAAAAAAATCATCAGGTGTCCTATTGGGCGTTAGCGCATAAAGGTGCTGAAGCTGATTTTCACTTACGGGATAGTTTTTTAATTCGCCTGTGA
- a CDS encoding protein phosphatase 2C domain-containing protein encodes MISTQRVIYCLNPTCDRPINPLGERICSNCQTPLVHRYLWATGNFGANISPETQVAERYEVIQPQIWLDTQPGLPPETLQDLPQVIIPYLKLYQQHLHLPQVYGFVPAEEDAEDILLLENAPIDATGNLYPSITDGWEQATAVRQVYWLWQILQLWQPLAEQGVEQSLLIPHNLRVQGWCVRLVELYPAQSEKPSLRDLAQSWQPWIALAQPQVAESLQNIVEQMCDRTVNLENITSQLNTLLLSAAGELPLSLQVAGTTDIGTEPTQNEDTCYPNTNEPYDPLIPRLSMVCDGIGGHQGGEVASQMAVQSLKLQIRALLTEVSEQIEPVAPKLLQEQLEASLRVVNNLICSRNDEQKRQGRERMATTLVMALQLPQPIVTISGWRSDNAHELYLANIGDSRAYWITRNYCQLLTVDDDVAWREVRYGRSLYRQALQRLDATALTQALGTKEADFLRVTIQRFIIDEEGLLLLCSDGLSDNDWVEHAWQDFAIPVLSGELSLTEAVENLIHLANQKNGHDNTSVVLTLCRLAKEYLVPVTSSSPQVEVEIVETEIPELDEPEPTLTESSQALLDLDLTAEPIPEPIPTPVKKPRRRKKPPVAKGRLLALLVVGGTTLGLLLFWLLSPQTFQQACQKLPQPMQSICPQKK; translated from the coding sequence ATAATTTCTACTCAACGAGTAATTTATTGTCTAAATCCAACATGCGATCGCCCAATTAACCCACTTGGAGAACGCATTTGTAGTAATTGTCAAACTCCTTTAGTTCACCGTTACCTCTGGGCGACTGGTAATTTTGGCGCTAACATCTCCCCAGAAACGCAAGTTGCAGAAAGATATGAGGTTATTCAACCGCAAATCTGGCTAGATACGCAACCAGGACTACCACCAGAAACATTACAAGATTTACCTCAAGTAATTATTCCTTATTTAAAACTGTATCAACAGCATTTACATCTGCCCCAAGTTTATGGCTTTGTTCCGGCTGAGGAAGATGCAGAAGATATTCTGTTGTTAGAAAATGCGCCTATAGATGCAACAGGTAACTTATACCCCAGCATCACTGATGGTTGGGAACAAGCCACCGCCGTCAGACAAGTTTATTGGTTATGGCAAATTCTCCAACTTTGGCAACCTTTAGCAGAACAAGGCGTTGAGCAAAGTTTACTGATTCCCCATAACTTGCGCGTTCAAGGCTGGTGTGTGCGTCTTGTAGAACTTTATCCAGCCCAAAGCGAAAAACCCAGCTTACGTGATTTAGCTCAATCTTGGCAACCTTGGATAGCATTGGCACAGCCACAAGTAGCGGAATCATTACAAAATATAGTTGAGCAGATGTGCGATCGCACAGTCAATCTAGAAAATATCACTAGTCAACTGAATACGCTCTTACTTTCAGCCGCCGGCGAACTACCACTCAGCCTGCAAGTAGCCGGCACAACCGATATCGGCACAGAACCCACCCAAAACGAAGACACTTGCTACCCCAACACCAATGAACCCTATGACCCCCTCATCCCGCGCTTATCAATGGTTTGTGATGGGATTGGTGGGCATCAAGGTGGTGAAGTAGCCAGCCAAATGGCGGTACAATCTTTAAAATTGCAAATCCGTGCCTTATTAACAGAAGTCAGCGAACAAATTGAACCTGTAGCACCCAAACTATTGCAAGAACAGCTAGAAGCCAGCTTGCGGGTAGTGAATAATTTAATTTGTTCCCGGAACGATGAACAAAAACGCCAAGGTAGAGAACGTATGGCGACAACCTTGGTGATGGCACTGCAATTACCCCAACCAATAGTAACAATTTCAGGATGGCGATCGGACAATGCCCATGAACTTTACTTAGCCAACATTGGTGATAGTCGCGCTTACTGGATAACTCGTAATTACTGTCAATTACTCACAGTCGATGATGATGTGGCTTGGCGAGAAGTCCGCTACGGGAGGAGTTTGTATCGACAAGCACTCCAGAGATTAGATGCAACCGCTTTGACTCAAGCATTGGGTACAAAAGAAGCAGACTTTTTGCGAGTAACAATTCAAAGATTCATCATCGATGAAGAAGGTTTATTACTACTGTGTTCTGATGGTTTAAGTGATAATGATTGGGTAGAACACGCTTGGCAAGATTTTGCCATACCTGTATTATCTGGTGAACTTTCCCTGACAGAAGCTGTAGAAAATTTAATTCATCTTGCCAATCAAAAAAATGGTCATGATAATACATCAGTGGTTCTCACCCTTTGCCGACTTGCTAAAGAATACTTAGTACCAGTCACTTCATCATCGCCACAAGTGGAAGTAGAGATTGTTGAAACAGAAATTCCCGAACTAGACGAACCCGAACCAACTTTAACAGAAAGTTCCCAAGCCTTATTAGACTTAGACTTGACAGCAGAACCAATACCTGAACCAATTCCCACACCAGTCAAGAAACCTCGTCGGCGGAAAAAGCCTCCTGTAGCAAAGGGAAGATTATTAGCCTTGTTGGTAGTTGGCGGTACAACTCTGGGATTATTACTTTTTTGGTTACTCAGTCCCCAGACATTCCAGCAAGCTTGTCAAAAATTACCCCAACCAATGCAGTCAATTTGTCCACAAAAGAAGTAA
- a CDS encoding YdcF family protein: protein MFLYLSKLLPLFFYPLGLASMSLVVALITIRKQPRIATGAIALGLVLLLFCSNAWVAKALVRSLEWQNIPSQQMPNAEAIVVLGGATKSASFPRPAVDLSESGDRVIYAAQLYRQKKAPLIILSGGRIDWRGSGQPESTDMASILTSLGIPTQAIIEEPNSLNTYQNAVNVKQILQSRSIKKILLVTSAMHMPRSLKIFQRQGIDAIPAPTDFLVTQGELQELVNTPKAALLNLLPDTDNLHQFTSALKEYIGSFIYRLRGWL from the coding sequence ATGTTTTTATACCTTTCTAAGTTGCTACCACTGTTCTTTTATCCTTTGGGATTGGCGAGTATGAGTTTGGTAGTAGCTTTGATTACCATCAGGAAACAACCGCGTATAGCGACAGGTGCGATCGCCTTGGGGTTAGTTTTATTGCTATTCTGTAGTAATGCTTGGGTAGCTAAGGCACTGGTGCGATCGCTAGAATGGCAAAATATACCGTCTCAGCAAATGCCAAATGCAGAAGCAATCGTTGTTTTAGGTGGTGCGACTAAATCAGCTTCTTTCCCAAGACCAGCAGTTGATTTAAGTGAATCAGGCGATCGGGTAATTTATGCAGCACAGTTATATCGGCAAAAAAAAGCGCCTTTGATTATTCTCAGTGGTGGTCGGATTGATTGGCGTGGTAGCGGTCAACCAGAATCAACAGATATGGCCAGTATTTTGACATCTCTTGGCATTCCAACACAAGCAATCATTGAGGAACCAAATTCTCTTAACACTTATCAAAATGCTGTAAATGTCAAACAAATTTTACAATCTCGGAGTATCAAAAAAATATTATTAGTCACTTCAGCTATGCACATGCCGCGATCGCTTAAAATTTTCCAACGTCAAGGTATTGACGCTATCCCCGCACCAACTGACTTTCTGGTAACTCAAGGCGAACTGCAAGAACTGGTTAACACACCTAAAGCCGCCTTGCTAAATTTACTACCCGACACCGATAACTTACATCAATTTACCAGTGCTTTGAAAGAATATATTGGTAGTTTTATCTATCGCTTACGTGGTTGGCTGTAG